CTCATACTTGAAACTGGTGGCTGTACAACTGAATTGGATGGGGACTCAGGGGCAGTAAACTCAATGGTATTAGGATCGATCCGCACGTAATTTAACTGTGGTGTATCAGGTGGCTGTGCATTAATTGGTATTTGTCTACCTGACAAGCTGCTAGGAGTAGGAAATCCGGCGACTCTAGAAGTAGGTGGTTGTTTGGATATAGGCGGGGAAGGCGGCACATTATTGGCAGGCATTAATGACAGCTGTTGACTATTTAATTGTGTAGAAACAGGATTATTTGCTGAAATGCTGTTGCTGGTTTGCCCGTTAGTAGTTTCAGAGACTTCGGGAGATGAGAAGGTGATTTCCCCAGTTGGTGGTATTTCTCGTAATACGTTGTTGGGAGCGGGTTGAGAATTTTGGGTTGCTAGTGCTGTTGTACCATTAATATCTACATTGCCAGTGATGCGATCGCTCACAAGGTTGTTACCAGCAGCAGAAATCACCTGTTTAGCAGCGCTGGCGTTAATGTCGTGGCGGGCATTATTTTGAAATGTATTACCCCCAGGTTCGGATGCACTACCCAAATCTGGCATTGCTTGAGCGATCGCAACTAAACCATCTTCTTTATTATCTTGAATAGAATTATTCCGCAAAATCGGGCGGGCATTTGCTTGTACGATAATTCCCGATCTATTGTTCTGAATTTGATTACCTATAAGTATAGGAGCAGCATTTTGGGCAATATTAATCCCAAAACCCGTTTGGTGAAAGACATTCTCTTTGACTTGGGGACTGGAATTACCGGCAATTGTGATGCCATTGGCTCCATTGCGATCGAAGTAATTCTTACTAATGGTGGGTGCAGCATTACCACTGACAGAAATGCCATCTTGGGTACTACCAGTAAAAGTATTTTCTGCGACTACCGGATTGCTAGATTCAATCCATAAACCGTAACCACGAGGATTAGGGTTCGTCACCGTCACTCCAGTAAGCAAGGCTTGATTTGCCCCTACAATTGTGACATTTTGACCTAAAAAGCTCCGACTCAGGTAATCACCGCCTCCTTGAATAATAATGTCTTTACCTTGATTGCTGGGGTTGCCTTGAATTGAAATACCCGGTTTCAGTATTAAGGGAAATTCCTCTCCTGTCTCGGCGCTATAAGTGCTTGTGGAAAGCATAATTAGAGTATTGGCGTTAGCTAATCGCAGCGCTTGGGTAATCGTCTGTACAGGAGTGGATTCGCTGCCATTGCCTGCGTTGTCATCTCCAACACTAGGATTGACAAATAACACATTAGCCTGAGAAGGTGTTTTCTCATTCAGAGGCGCTGAATCTGGTGTCGATGGAATCTGAGCGATACCTTCTCTACGAGAGGCTGCGCGAACGGTGGGCTTTCCTACGGAACGCTCCGCGAACGCTAACGCACTATCCAGGCTTGTACCCAGAAACGTTATACTTGCCGCCCCCATACTTACAGTAAAAGATAATACTGAAAAACTAAAAAATAAAAGCCTTGCTGATTTCAGAAACTTCAGCTTTGCAAACAGAACATCTACTCTCCGGTACTCAGGAAACACACGAGGGAGCATCATATCTAACACGACTCCTTGTAAGTAATCATAGATTCTTATACTCTCTAGAGAGTATTATGTCGATAATATTACTCATATATTGACCGATTGGCGATATTTAATACATAGTAATAAATGATATTAGACATCTCCAGAAATTGATTATGCATTGCCCAAAATAATTTCTAGGCACAATTCATGAATTATGCCTATATCATTTATCTAATAGATATAAGAGTGAAATTAAATATGCGTTATCCAGAAGCCTTGTAGAGACGTAGCACTGCTATGTCTCTACATTCTTTTTTAATTGTGAATTTTCTGGTGTATTCCCTTTTTGCAGTCCTTTGTAAGCTTGTTGTCTATCGTAAAACACTTGACTAAGCTCAGTGCGAAACTGTAGCCTCAAACTACCCTTATCACTGTCTATAGGAACATGGGATAATTTACCGTAACCCTCACTACTACGTTGTTTTGCGTAGATTCCGCAAAAATTAGTAAAAAAAAGCAAATTAATTAACTTATGGTTACTAGGACTTATGATAATTCACACTTCGATGAAAGCACTAACGGGGTTGTTGTAATGGTCGAGCCATACAGCCAAAAAGAGCAAATACAGCAAGTTGTTTACCGCATTTTAGATGCCAATTTAGATCGCGCTCGTGAGGGCTTGCGAATTATCGAGGAATGGTGTCGGTTTGGGTTGAATAGTGCCCAGTTGGCTCTTGAATGCAAACGGCTACGACAAGAGGTAGCCAAGTGGCATACCCCAGAATTGCGGGCGGCGCGAGATACACCAGGCGATCCTGGGACTGAATTAACCCATCCTCAAGAAGAACAACGAGCTAGTATAAAATCGGTTTTGCAAGCTAACTTTTGCCGGATAGAAGAAGCGTTACGGGTGTTGGAAGAATACAGCAAGCTAACCCAACCAAATATGGCTAAGGCTTGTAAGCAGATGCGCTATCAGGTTTATACCCTAGAAAGTAGTTTAATGGGTCATCAGCGGCATCAATTGTTGTGGCGATCGCGTTTGTATCTTGTGACTTCCCCTAGTGAAAGTTTGTTGAGCAATGTTGAGGCTGCACTCAAAGGTGGATTAACACTTCTACAGTACCGCGATAAAACCACCGATGATTCTTTGCGTCTAGAACAAGCGAGAAAATTACGCCAGTTATGCCACATCTACGGTGCTTTGTTCATTGTTAATGATCGCGTGGATGTAGCTTTAGCTGTCGATGCCGATGGGGTGCATCTGGGACAACAAGATATGCCTATTGCTGTTGCTCGGCAATTATTGGGTTCGCAACGTCTGATAGGGCTTTCTACCACAAATAAAGAAGAAATGCAAGCAGCAATTGCTGAAGGTGTAGATTATATTGGCGTGGGGCCAGTTTATGAAACTCCCACAAAAGTAGGTAAGGCAGCAACAGGGCTAGAATACGTCAGCTATGCCGCAAAAAATTGCTCAATTCCTTGGTTTGCGATTGGGGGAATAGATGCCAATAATATCAATGATGTGATCGATGCGGGAGCCGAACGTGTAGCTGTGGTGCGATCGCTCATGCAAGCCGAACAGCCTACCCTCGTGACACAATATTTGCTCTCTCAACTTAATCGCATTAAACCAGAACTTTAAAAGAGTCATTTGTCATTAGCCCAAAGTGAGTAACCAATACCCAATTTCCTATTTCCCACATTTATGTCTAATGAGATTACGATTCAGATAAATGGGGAAACCCATAGCTGCTCATTTCAAACTTCTTTACCCGATTTACTCCAACAGTTGGGTTTCAATCCCCGTTTGGTAGCTGTAGAATATAATGGCGAAATTTTACATCGCCAGTTTTGGCCGCAAACAAAGGTACAGCCAGGCGATCGCTTAGAAGTAGTAACTATTGTCGGTGGTGGCTAGTTGATTTGAGCTAGCAAGTCCAAATCTTTAAGGCTGCGTCGTGTAATCTCGATGCGGGCGGGTGCATCCTCTGCTTTAAGCATATCAAGGGTTGTGGCGAAAAAATAGACGTTTTTGTTTTGCTCTAAGTAACCCACAAACCAACCAACATTTGGTTTGCTACTCGTTAACCATCCCGTCTTTCCTCGCAGTGTGTAGTCTGGAGTTTGTTCGCGGATCATAATGTCTTTGACAAGATTTATTGTCCGTTGCGAGAAAGGCAAATCGCCTTGATATAACCGTTGCAAAAACTTAATTTGCTCTTTGGGTGTAATTTGCAATAGCTGCGGTTGTAACCAAAAACGATCAATGTCTGCAACAGTGCCAATCTGACGGTTTCCGTAGCCTACTTTGTTAATAAATTGCTGCATCCGTTCATATCCAGCCCTACGTGCTAGTACTTGGTAGAACCAAACAGTTGAATCTTTAAAGGCTTGACGCAAATTTGTATCATGATTCCAGGCATCAATTTCTCGGTGAATTCCATCCCAAGTGAGAACCGCCACATCATCGGGAAGTATACCTATTTCTAAAGCTACCAGCGCGTTAAAAATTTTGAATGTCGAAGCTGGAGCGATCGCAGTTGCATTACGTTGAGGATTGTGTTCATAGATGCGGTTATTTTTTGAGTCGTAAATCAAGATAGAGCCTTCACGCTCGAATTCTTGAAAATGTCGCCCGAAATTTGGTGCTTTCACAACAGGACGTTCAGATGAAGTTGAAGCAGGTTGAGCCACAACATACATTGTCCCAAAGGTAATCACACTAACTACAGCAAGACATCCAATGACTGTAAACACGAAAGATTGCATTCGGTGCTTTGCGTAACGCCGAAGGTATTGCTCTATGCGAAACCAGATATTTTTCATTGCACATTTAATCACATCACAAGCGAGATTTTACACTGCAATCTTGCTCATTTGTGAAGCAATTTGTTAGAGGCTTTTTATAAATAAAACTTATAGCAAATTTCCATTGTTAGTATTTTTTGAATTTTCTGATTTA
This portion of the Nostoc sp. GT001 genome encodes:
- the blaOXA gene encoding class D beta-lactamase — its product is MQSFVFTVIGCLAVVSVITFGTMYVVAQPASTSSERPVVKAPNFGRHFQEFEREGSILIYDSKNNRIYEHNPQRNATAIAPASTFKIFNALVALEIGILPDDVAVLTWDGIHREIDAWNHDTNLRQAFKDSTVWFYQVLARRAGYERMQQFINKVGYGNRQIGTVADIDRFWLQPQLLQITPKEQIKFLQRLYQGDLPFSQRTINLVKDIMIREQTPDYTLRGKTGWLTSSKPNVGWFVGYLEQNKNVYFFATTLDMLKAEDAPARIEITRRSLKDLDLLAQIN
- the thiS gene encoding sulfur carrier protein ThiS, producing the protein MSNEITIQINGETHSCSFQTSLPDLLQQLGFNPRLVAVEYNGEILHRQFWPQTKVQPGDRLEVVTIVGGG
- a CDS encoding thiamine phosphate synthase; protein product: MVEPYSQKEQIQQVVYRILDANLDRAREGLRIIEEWCRFGLNSAQLALECKRLRQEVAKWHTPELRAARDTPGDPGTELTHPQEEQRASIKSVLQANFCRIEEALRVLEEYSKLTQPNMAKACKQMRYQVYTLESSLMGHQRHQLLWRSRLYLVTSPSESLLSNVEAALKGGLTLLQYRDKTTDDSLRLEQARKLRQLCHIYGALFIVNDRVDVALAVDADGVHLGQQDMPIAVARQLLGSQRLIGLSTTNKEEMQAAIAEGVDYIGVGPVYETPTKVGKAATGLEYVSYAAKNCSIPWFAIGGIDANNINDVIDAGAERVAVVRSLMQAEQPTLVTQYLLSQLNRIKPEL
- a CDS encoding DUF1565 domain-containing protein; translated protein: MMLPRVFPEYRRVDVLFAKLKFLKSARLLFFSFSVLSFTVSMGAASITFLGTSLDSALAFAERSVGKPTVRAASRREGIAQIPSTPDSAPLNEKTPSQANVLFVNPSVGDDNAGNGSESTPVQTITQALRLANANTLIMLSTSTYSAETGEEFPLILKPGISIQGNPSNQGKDIIIQGGGDYLSRSFLGQNVTIVGANQALLTGVTVTNPNPRGYGLWIESSNPVVAENTFTGSTQDGISVSGNAAPTISKNYFDRNGANGITIAGNSSPQVKENVFHQTGFGINIAQNAAPILIGNQIQNNRSGIIVQANARPILRNNSIQDNKEDGLVAIAQAMPDLGSASEPGGNTFQNNARHDINASAAKQVISAAGNNLVSDRITGNVDINGTTALATQNSQPAPNNVLREIPPTGEITFSSPEVSETTNGQTSNSISANNPVSTQLNSQQLSLMPANNVPPSPPISKQPPTSRVAGFPTPSSLSGRQIPINAQPPDTPQLNYVRIDPNTIEFTAPESPSNSVVQPPVSSMRNQTQQPLPILETAAPSASELLPLPNPNIPIVNTGNLQTSSASIPYSGNSATQSGVRYRLVVQLATDKDRDLVRSLAPGAFPTVWQGQRVMQAGVFSSEYNAKEMLKTLSSKGLRVIMEPLN